A segment of the Mycobacterium intracellulare ATCC 13950 genome:
ACGTGCTGTGGTCCTGCGTGTCCTGCGGCGCCTGCGTCGAGCAGTGCCCGGTGGACATCGAGCACGTCGATCACATCATCGACATGCGCCGCTACCAGGTGATGATGGAGTCCGAGTTCCCCTCGGAACTGTCGGTGCTGTTCAAGAACCTGGAAACCAAGGGCAACCCGTGGGGCCAGAACGCGTCGGACCGCACCAACTGGATCGACGAGGTCGACTTCGACGTGCCGGTCTACGGCGAGGACGTCGACAGCTTCGACGGCTACGAGTACCTGTTCTGGGTCGGCTGCGCCGGCGCCTACGACGACAAGGCCAAGAAGACCACCAAGGCCGTCGCCGAGCTGCTGGCCATCGCCGGGGTGAAGTACCTGGTGCTCGGCACCGGCGAGTCCTGCAACGGCGACTCCGCGCGCCGCTCGGGCAACGAGTTCCTATTCCAGCAGCTGGCCGCGCAAGCCGTCGAGACCCTGGACGGGCTGTTCGAGGGCACCGAGACCGTCGACCGCAAGATCGTGGTGACCTGCCCGCACTGCTTCAACACCCTGGGCCGCGAGTACCGCCAGCTCGGCGCGAACTACTCGGTGCTGCACCACACCCAGCTGCTCAACCGGCTGGTCCGGGACAACAGGCTGGTGCCGGTGACGCCGGTGTCGCAGGACATCACCTACCACGACCCCTGCTACCTGGGCCGGCACAACAAGGTCTACGAGGCGCCGCGTGAGCTGATCGGGACCTCTGGGGCGAACCTGACCGAGATGCCGCGGCACGCCGAGCGCAGCTTCTGCTGCGGCGCCGGCGGCGCGCGGATGTGGATGGAAGAGCACATCGGCAAGCGGATCAACCACGAGCGTGTCGACGAGGCGCTGGCCACCGGGGCCACCACCATCGCCACCGCGTGCCCGTTCTGCCGGGTGATGGTCACCGACGGCGTCAACGACCGGCAGGAGGAGGCCGGGCGCAGCGGTGTCGAGGTGCTCGACGTCGCCCAGATCCTGCTCGCGTCCCTCGAATACGACAAGGCGACGCTGCCCGAAAAGGGCACGGCCGCCAAGGAAGCCGAAAAACGGGCGGCCGCGGCGCCCAAGGCCGCGACGGCCACGGCGACCGCACCCGCCGAAGAGGCCGAGGAGGCGCAAGCCGAGGCGGCCCCGAAGGCCGCGGCCGCACCCGCCGCTCCCGTCAAGGGGCTCGGGATCGCCGGCGGCGCCAAGAAACCCGGGGCCAAGAAAGCCGCGCCCGCCGCGGAAGGCAAGGCCGAAGCGGCCGCCCCGGTCAAGGGGCTGGGCATCGCCGGCGGCGCCAAGAAACCAGGGGCCAAGAAGGCGGCACCGGCCAAGGCCGAGGCACCTGCCGAAGCGGCCGCGCCCGAGGCCGAGACCGAGGCCAAGGCGCCCGCCGCGCCCGTGAAGGGCCTGGGCCTGGCCGCGGGCGCCAAGCGACCCGGCGCCAAGAAGGCGGCCCCGAAGGCCGAGGCCCCCAAGGCCGAAGCACCCGAGGCCGAAGTGGCGCCGGAAGCCGAACCCGAGGCCAAGGCGCCCGCCGCGCCGGTGAAGGGCCTGGGCATCGCCGCGGGCGCCAAACGACCCGGCGCCAAGAAGGCGGCCCCGAAAGCCGAGGCGCCGAAAGCAGAAGCCGAGCCCGCCGAACAGGCGCCGGCCGAGCCGGCACCGAAAGCGGAGTCGGCAAAGCAGGCCGACGGCGACGACGCACCGTCGCAGCCGCCGGTCAAAGGCCTGGGCATCGCCCGCGGGGCGCGACCCCCGGGCAAGCGCTGACCTGCGATTTTTGCGCTTGACAGCAAATTTCAGTGGACAGTGATGGCACCATTGGTGATGTGACCACCCACCAGCTGCCTCATCAGCTGCCACCGCACCCGTCGGCCCATCACCGGCAGCAGCGCACTTTCGTGCAGTCGTCGAAGCTTCAGGACGTCCTGTACGAGATCCGCGGCCCGGTACATCAGCAGGCCGCGCGGCTGGAGGCCGAGGGTCATCGCATCCTCAAGCTCAACATCGGCAACCCGGCGCCGTTCGGCTTCGAGGCGCCCGACGTGATCATGCGCGACATGATCCAGGCCCTCCCGTACGCGCAGGGTTACTCCGACTCGCAGGGCATCCTGCCGGCCCGCCGCGCGGTGGTCACCCGCTACGAGTTGGTCGACGGATTCCCCCGCTTCGACGTCGACGACGTCTACCTGGGCAACGGGGTCTCCGAGCTGATCACGATGACGCTGCAGGCCCTGCTCGACAACGGTGACGAGGTGCTGATCCCGTCACCCGACTACCCGCTGTGGACGGCGTCGACGTCGCTGGCGGGCGGCACCCCGGTGCACTACCTGTGCGACGAGACGCAGGGCTGGCAGCCCGACATCGCCGACATGGAGTCCAAGATCACCGACCGCACCAAGGCGCTGGTGGTGATCAACCCGAACAACCCGACCGGCGCGGTGTACACCAGCGAAGTGCTCACGCAGATCGTCGAATTGGCGCGCAAGCACGAGCTGCTGCTGCTCGCCGACGAGATCTACGACAAGATCCTCTACGGCGACGCCAAGCACATCAACCTGGCCTCGCTGGCGCCGGACATGTTGTGCCTGACGTTCAACGGGCTGTCCAAGGCCTACCGGGTGGCCGGGTATCGGGCCGGCTGGCTGGCGATCACCGGGCCCAAGGACCACGCCGGCAGCTTCATCGAGGGGATCAACCTGCTGGCCAACATGCGCCTGTGCCCCAATGTCCCGGCGCAGCACGCGATCCAGGTCGCCCTGGGCGGCTACCAGAGCATCGACGACCTCGTCCTGCCCGGCGGCCGGCTGCTCGAGCAGCGCGACGTCGCCTGGACCAAGCTCAACGAGATTCCGGGGGTGTCCTGCGTCAAGCCGGACGGCGCTCTCTACGCCTTCCCGCGGCTGGACCCCGAGGTCTACGACATCGACGACGACGAGCAGCTCGTCCTCGATTTGCTGCTGCAGGAGAAGATTCTGGTCACCCAGGGCACCGGCTTCAATTGGCCCGCACCGGATCACCTGCGCATCGTGACCCTGCCGTGGGCCCGCGATCTGGCGGCGGCCATCGAGCGGCTGGGCAACTTCCTCGTCGCCTATCGCCAGTAAGCACCCAGGAAACCGCCTCTACGCTCGACCGGGTGACGCACTCCCACTCGCACAGCCTGCCGCCGGGCCCGTCCGGCATCGATCCGTTGCCCGCCAGGATCGTTGTCGGGCTGCTGGTCGCGATCGGTGTGGCGGTGGCCGTCGGCGCGATCCTGTTGTGGCCCAGTCGGCAGCGCGTCGACATCCCGATGCCGCTGCAGAACGCGTCCGGCGGCGCGGTGAGCACGCAGGCCGGGCACGTGCTGTCCAGCGGGTTGGGCGACTGCGGCAGCCCGTCGGTCAGTCAGGTCCTCACCGGCCCGCCCAAGCCCGCAGCGCCCGGCGCCGGGCGCTGCGTGTTGACCCAAGTCGCCGTCGATTCCGGACCCAACGCGGGCGCCACCACCCTGCTCGAGTCCTCCCCCGGGCCGGGTCAACCGAAATTCGCGGTGGGCGACCGCATTCGGGTCGTGCGCCAGGTCGACGACCAGGGCGCCACCAGCTACGCGTTCTACGACTTCGAACGGGGTTGGGCGCTGGTCGGTTTGGCGATCGCGTTCGCGGTGGTGATCGTGGCCGTGGCGCGCTGGCGCGGGCTGCTCGCGCTGGTGGGCATCCTGGTCGCGTTCGTGGTGCTGGTCATGTTTCTGCTGCCGGCCCTGCGGGACGGCGCCCCCGCGGTGCCGGTGGCGCTGGTGGCGTCGGCGGCGATCCTCTACGCGGTCATCTATCTTGCCCACGGGGTCAGCCTGCGGACCAGCGCCGCGCTGCTGGGCACCCTGTCGGCTCTGCTGCTTGCAGCCGGATTATCTTGGGCGGCAATACAATTGGCGCATCTCACCGGTCTGTCGGACGAGCAGAACACCACCGTCAGCGCGTACCTGGGCAACGTGTCGATCGGTGGCCTGCTGCTGGCCGGTTTCATCATCGGGTCGCTGGGTGTGCTCAACGATGTGACGGTGACCCAGTCCTCGACGGTGTTCGAGCTCGCCCGCCTCGGGGGCTCGCGGCGAGCGATCTTCGTGGGCGCCATCCGGGTGGGGCGCGATCACATCGCCAGTACCGTCTACACGCTGGTGCTGGCCTACGCGGGCAGTTCGCTGCCGCTGCTGCTGCTGTTCAGCGTCGCCAACCGCTCACTGACGGACGTGCTGACCGGGGAGAGCGTGGCCATCGAGATCGCCCGCTCGGCGGTGGGCGGGATGGCGTTGGCGCTGTCGGTGCCGCTGACCACGGGGATCGCGGCGGTGCTGGCGAAGCCTAGCGGCGGTCGTAAGCGCGGCGAAGCCGCGCGTAGCGGGCCGCCGCCACCGGCCTAGTGAAACCGGCTCCGCTCCAACAGGTTCAGCAGATAGGAGCCATACCCGGACTTGAGCAGGCTGTGCGCGCGCTGCGCCAATTGTTCATCGGTGATCCAGCCCTGCTGCCACGCCACCTCCTCGGGCACGCTGACCTTGAGGCCCTGGCGTCGTTCCAGCGTGCGGACGAAGTCGCTGGCGTCCAGCAGCGAGTCGAACGTGCCCGTGTCCAGCCAGGCCGTGCCGCGGGCCATCACCTCGACCGAGAGCCGGCCCCGGTTGAGATAGATCTGGTTGACCTCGGTGATCTCGTACTCGCCGCGCGCCGATTTCTTGAGCCCCTTGGCGATTTCGATCACGTCGTTGTCGTAGAAGTACAAACCCGGCACCGCGTAGTTGGATTTCGGTGTCTTGGGTTTCTCTTCCAAGGACAGCGCCAGGCCGTCGTCGCTGAATTCGACCACACCGTAGGCCGACGGGTTGGCCACCCAGTACGCGAAAACCGCTCCCCCGCTTATGGTTTGGAATCGGCGCAAGCTGGTGCCCAGTCCCGGTCCGTAGAAGATGTTGTCTCCCAACACCAAAGCCACCGACTCGTTGCCGATGTGGTCGGCGCCCAAAACGAACGCCTGGGCCAGACCGTCGGGCCGGTCCTGTGTCACGTAGGTGATGTTGACGCCGAATTGTGAGCCGTCGCCCAGGAGCCGCTGAAATCCCGGCGCGTCATGCGGGGTGGTGATCACCAGGATGTCGCGGATTCCGGCCATCATCAGGGTGGACAGCGGGTAGTAGACCATCGGTTTGTCGTAGACCGGCAGCAACTGCTTGCTGATGCCCGTGGTGATCGGATGCAGGCGGGTGCCCGACCCGCCGGCCAAGATGATTCCGCGCATGGATAGCTCCTGTGCCTGTGGTCCTAGTCGACGGCGTCGGATTCGGTGAGCTCGGTGGCCGCCAGCGCCGACGCGAGGCTGTCGTGCCGGAACACGGAGGTGACGTGGTCGCGCACCACCCGGAACGTCAGCGCGGCGTCGGTGGCGGCCCCCGGATCGCCGGTGCTGCCGGGTTTGAGTTCGACGGCGACGACACCGTCGTGCACATACATGCGGCCGAGCTCGGTCGCCGGCCGATGCGAGGCGGCCCAGCTGCGCAGCGCCTCGTGGCCCTGTGCGGCCCCGTGCGCGTCGCCCATCTCGATGTCGTCGCTGGACAGGGAGGCCAAGGTCTCGATGTCCGCGGCGTTGAGGGCGTCGTGCCATGCCAGAACGGTGGCGATCTCCGATGTGGTCATGGTGTGCAAATTACCGTGCGGCGCCGCGGCTAGAGCGGCGTACGGTCCAACCAGCGCTCCCACACGGCTTCGTCCCCGAACAGTTGGACGCCCGTGTCGGCCAGCGGGCGCCGGCGCAAAATCGCCAGCAGCAGCTCGGTGGCGCCGCCGCGCAGTGCCACGCTGCCCTTGCCGTGCTCGTGCGACCACGTGACCCGGCCCTGATCGACGGCGGCCGTCCACTCCCCGGCCTCGCCGAGGCCGGGGTCGGTGGCATGCAGGTGCAGGGTGGTCCCGTCCTCGAGGGGAAGCGGCGCCCCCTGGCCGCCCGCCTGGATCGCGACCCGCTCCAGCCATTCGGTGATCCCGTCGGCCGCGATGTCGGGCTCGAGGGCGAAATCGGTGCCCAGCGCGATCGCGGCGTCGGCCCGGTGCACGGCCACCTCGTGCAGCCGGCGCCGGATCCACCAGTTCGCCGGGCGCGGCCCGAGGAACGTCCAGACCGGCGTCTCCACCCCGGTCAGCTCGACGGCGTCCACCAGCCGTTGGGCGCCGCCGTGGAGCCAGGAGATCGCGTCGGCGGGGTCGGGCGGCGGCTTGCCGCCCTCCACGGTGCGGGGGTCGAGGTAGCTCTCGAGCCGGTCGCGCACGATCTGGGCCGCCCAGCGGTCGCCGCGCCCGACGTGGCGGAACAGCTGCCGCAGGGTCCACTCCGGGCAGGTGGGCACCGGCGTGGACTCGTCGGCACCGTCGAACAGCTCCGCGAAAGCCCGGTTCTGGTCGAGGAATGCGCCGGCGTAGTCCACGCCGGTCAGGCTACTCGCGTGGGCCGCGCCCGCTCGCCTTGCCGTGGGGATCCCGCGCCCTGCAGACTGTCGTCGATGACGAGACGATGGACCAGGCGCCGTGCTTGCTGACAGCGCGGGCCTCCCGGACGCGCACGCGGCGATCCGCGCGTTTTGGGAGCGCGAGGGTTCGGAATATGACCAGCGGGCCGCGCACGGTATCTCCTCGGAGCCGGAACGTCGACTGTGGACGGCGGCGCTGAGCGCAATCCCCGAGCGTTCGCGGGTGCTCGATATCGCCACGGGCACGGGCTTTGTCGCGTTGTTGCTGAGCGAGCTCGGCCACCGGGTGACCGGCGTGGATGCCTCCGAGGCGATGTTGGCCCGGGCCCGCGCCAAGGCCGCCGCCACCGCCGCGACTGTCGAGTTCGTGGAGGGTGTCACCGAAGAGCTGCCGTTCCCCGACGCCAGCTTCGACGCGCTGACGGCGCGGCACTTCATCTGGACCTTGCTCGAACCGGAGAAGGCCTTCGCGGAGTGGCGGCGGGTGTTGGCCCCGGACGCGACGCTGATCGCCGACGTCTCGCTGAACCCGCACGTGGCGGGCCACCATTACGCCGACGATGTCGCCGCCGCGTTGCCGTTTCGCGCACTCTCCGACGCTGCGCCGGTGGCCGACGCGCTCCGGTCGGCCGGGTTCGAGCACGTTCGGATCGACCTTTCTCGAGATGGCGGGGAATACCCCCGAGCCATGCTGCACGCCCGGGCCGGCCAATAGCGCCGAGCCGCAACATATTTCATGACGGTGACGCGCGCCGGATTCCTCCGAAATCGGACTGTGCCGCGTAATCAGTTGCTTTCAAGCTGATTTCAACCGTCGTCAATCGCGCGCCATGGCGCTGAACTGGGCAGGGGCTCCGGACGGTCGTACTCGCCGCGATGCCCCACTCGCGCCGGTCATTTCGATCGCCGGCGCGGGTGCGCGGAGCATGACCGGCCGACCATTCGGAGACCTCGATGACGATCGCAGAGCAGGAAAGCAGCCGGGCGGCGACCCCGCCCGAAGAGGCGGCGCCCGTCCCGGACATGCGCCGGGTGGCGCTGGCCAGTCTCGCGGGCAGCGTGCTGGAGTGGTACGACTTCTTCCTCTACGGCTTCGCGGCCACCCTGGTCTTCGGTCCGCTGTTCTTCCCGCGCGCCTCGGCCACGGCCGGTGTGCTTGCCGCACTTGGCACTTTCGCGGTGGGGTTCGTCGCCCGCCCGCTGGGCGGGGTCGTCTTCGGGCACTTGGGTGACCGCCTCGGACGCAAGAAGATGCTGGTGGCAACGCTTTTGATCATGGGCATCCCGTCGTTTCTGATCGGGCTGCTGCCCAGCTACAGCGCGATAGGGTGGTCGGCACCCGCGCTGCTGGTGTTGTTGCGGTTTCTTCAGGGGGTGGGGCTCGGCGGCGAATGGGCCGGCGCGGTCCTGGTGGTCACCGAGACCAGCCCGCCACACCGCAGCGGTTTCTGGGGATCGCTGGTGCAGACCGGGGCGACCCTGGGCCAGGGGTTGGCCACCGGCTCGCTGTTCATCCTGGCCTCGTTGCTGAGCGAGCACAGTTTCGTGACGTGGGGTTGGCGGGTGCCGTTCCTGTTCGGGATCGCGCTGAGCGTGGTCGGCCTGTTCATTCGGTTGCGGGTGATGGAATCGCCGGAGTTCACCGCGCTGCACCGCAGCGGCGAACTGTCGCGT
Coding sequences within it:
- a CDS encoding pyridoxal phosphate-dependent aminotransferase, which produces MDSDGTIGDVTTHQLPHQLPPHPSAHHRQQRTFVQSSKLQDVLYEIRGPVHQQAARLEAEGHRILKLNIGNPAPFGFEAPDVIMRDMIQALPYAQGYSDSQGILPARRAVVTRYELVDGFPRFDVDDVYLGNGVSELITMTLQALLDNGDEVLIPSPDYPLWTASTSLAGGTPVHYLCDETQGWQPDIADMESKITDRTKALVVINPNNPTGAVYTSEVLTQIVELARKHELLLLADEIYDKILYGDAKHINLASLAPDMLCLTFNGLSKAYRVAGYRAGWLAITGPKDHAGSFIEGINLLANMRLCPNVPAQHAIQVALGGYQSIDDLVLPGGRLLEQRDVAWTKLNEIPGVSCVKPDGALYAFPRLDPEVYDIDDDEQLVLDLLLQEKILVTQGTGFNWPAPDHLRIVTLPWARDLAAAIERLGNFLVAYRQ
- a CDS encoding class I SAM-dependent methyltransferase; amino-acid sequence: MLADSAGLPDAHAAIRAFWEREGSEYDQRAAHGISSEPERRLWTAALSAIPERSRVLDIATGTGFVALLLSELGHRVTGVDASEAMLARARAKAAATAATVEFVEGVTEELPFPDASFDALTARHFIWTLLEPEKAFAEWRRVLAPDATLIADVSLNPHVAGHHYADDVAAALPFRALSDAAPVADALRSAGFEHVRIDLSRDGGEYPRAMLHARAGQ
- a CDS encoding maleylpyruvate isomerase family mycothiol-dependent enzyme encodes the protein MDYAGAFLDQNRAFAELFDGADESTPVPTCPEWTLRQLFRHVGRGDRWAAQIVRDRLESYLDPRTVEGGKPPPDPADAISWLHGGAQRLVDAVELTGVETPVWTFLGPRPANWWIRRRLHEVAVHRADAAIALGTDFALEPDIAADGITEWLERVAIQAGGQGAPLPLEDGTTLHLHATDPGLGEAGEWTAAVDQGRVTWSHEHGKGSVALRGGATELLLAILRRRPLADTGVQLFGDEAVWERWLDRTPL
- a CDS encoding nuclear transport factor 2 family protein, with protein sequence MTTSEIATVLAWHDALNAADIETLASLSSDDIEMGDAHGAAQGHEALRSWAASHRPATELGRMYVHDGVVAVELKPGSTGDPGAATDAALTFRVVRDHVTSVFRHDSLASALAATELTESDAVD
- a CDS encoding MFS transporter, with the protein product MTIAEQESSRAATPPEEAAPVPDMRRVALASLAGSVLEWYDFFLYGFAATLVFGPLFFPRASATAGVLAALGTFAVGFVARPLGGVVFGHLGDRLGRKKMLVATLLIMGIPSFLIGLLPSYSAIGWSAPALLVLLRFLQGVGLGGEWAGAVLVVTETSPPHRSGFWGSLVQTGATLGQGLATGSLFILASLLSEHSFVTWGWRVPFLFGIALSVVGLFIRLRVMESPEFTALHRSGELSRFPLREAVRQHGRTMLVCFGVYLGGVTVPFFVETVFLTGYGTKSLALPASSVLLGISAVHVTVFWVLTLLGGWLADRVGAPRVVRAGLLGLLVLPTAGLLAVLSASSTVAALLITETLIGAPMWVVWGALPKYLAESFPARVRYTGMSLSGQSSTIIGGLIPLLLTSVIAHVGGALWPVALTTTAVAAFGVLGLLWSHRSR
- a CDS encoding (Fe-S)-binding protein; this encodes MTTQMLIRLVVGVGMTLVVAALAARRVLWLFKLITSGKPAPGHTDEPGKRIWAELSEVFGQRKLLKWSIPGLAHFFTMWGFFILLTVYIEAYGLLFQDNFHIPFIGRWDALGFLQDFFATAVFLGIATFAVIRLMRSPKEIGRSSRFYGSHTGGAWLVLFMIFNVVWTYVLVRGSAVNNGTLPYGNGAFLSQLFGAILRPLGQPANEIIETVALLLHIAVMLAFLIIVLHSKHMHIFTAPINVIFKRLPDGLGPLLPLEHDGKPIDFENPPDDATFGRGKVEDFSWKAMLDFATCTECGRCQSQCPAWNTGKPLSPKLVIMDLRDHWMAKAPYILGDKESPLESTPAGGLGEELSGEEHAEAHHVPESGFGRVMGSGPEQATRPLVGTEEQGGVIDPDVLWSCVSCGACVEQCPVDIEHVDHIIDMRRYQVMMESEFPSELSVLFKNLETKGNPWGQNASDRTNWIDEVDFDVPVYGEDVDSFDGYEYLFWVGCAGAYDDKAKKTTKAVAELLAIAGVKYLVLGTGESCNGDSARRSGNEFLFQQLAAQAVETLDGLFEGTETVDRKIVVTCPHCFNTLGREYRQLGANYSVLHHTQLLNRLVRDNRLVPVTPVSQDITYHDPCYLGRHNKVYEAPRELIGTSGANLTEMPRHAERSFCCGAGGARMWMEEHIGKRINHERVDEALATGATTIATACPFCRVMVTDGVNDRQEEAGRSGVEVLDVAQILLASLEYDKATLPEKGTAAKEAEKRAAAAPKAATATATAPAEEAEEAQAEAAPKAAAAPAAPVKGLGIAGGAKKPGAKKAAPAAEGKAEAAAPVKGLGIAGGAKKPGAKKAAPAKAEAPAEAAAPEAETEAKAPAAPVKGLGLAAGAKRPGAKKAAPKAEAPKAEAPEAEVAPEAEPEAKAPAAPVKGLGIAAGAKRPGAKKAAPKAEAPKAEAEPAEQAPAEPAPKAESAKQADGDDAPSQPPVKGLGIARGARPPGKR
- a CDS encoding YibE/F family protein: MTHSHSHSLPPGPSGIDPLPARIVVGLLVAIGVAVAVGAILLWPSRQRVDIPMPLQNASGGAVSTQAGHVLSSGLGDCGSPSVSQVLTGPPKPAAPGAGRCVLTQVAVDSGPNAGATTLLESSPGPGQPKFAVGDRIRVVRQVDDQGATSYAFYDFERGWALVGLAIAFAVVIVAVARWRGLLALVGILVAFVVLVMFLLPALRDGAPAVPVALVASAAILYAVIYLAHGVSLRTSAALLGTLSALLLAAGLSWAAIQLAHLTGLSDEQNTTVSAYLGNVSIGGLLLAGFIIGSLGVLNDVTVTQSSTVFELARLGGSRRAIFVGAIRVGRDHIASTVYTLVLAYAGSSLPLLLLFSVANRSLTDVLTGESVAIEIARSAVGGMALALSVPLTTGIAAVLAKPSGGRKRGEAARSGPPPPA
- the rfbA gene encoding glucose-1-phosphate thymidylyltransferase RfbA — protein: MRGIILAGGSGTRLHPITTGISKQLLPVYDKPMVYYPLSTLMMAGIRDILVITTPHDAPGFQRLLGDGSQFGVNITYVTQDRPDGLAQAFVLGADHIGNESVALVLGDNIFYGPGLGTSLRRFQTISGGAVFAYWVANPSAYGVVEFSDDGLALSLEEKPKTPKSNYAVPGLYFYDNDVIEIAKGLKKSARGEYEITEVNQIYLNRGRLSVEVMARGTAWLDTGTFDSLLDASDFVRTLERRQGLKVSVPEEVAWQQGWITDEQLAQRAHSLLKSGYGSYLLNLLERSRFH